A region from the Coffea eugenioides isolate CCC68of chromosome 9, Ceug_1.0, whole genome shotgun sequence genome encodes:
- the LOC113782379 gene encoding uncharacterized protein LOC113782379 has translation MSPLLKCPIQNREENEGTHPKKLNPKQPTTSGNRSKVSARVFSLDHQRAPELSDIVEGTIPVFHRLAKLLIDPGATHSFVNPAFMCGIDVNPVKLPYVLEVRTPTRDQRLITDMVYKNCEIWVGERKLVVDLISLDLKGYGVILDMDWLAHYNTQLNCKTKVVEFSIPREATLRLDVRGRLVSSALISGI, from the coding sequence ATGTCTCCGTTGCTGAAATGCCCTATTCAAAATCGTGAAGAAAATGAGGGTACGCATCCAAAGAAGTTGAACCCTAAGCAACCAACTACTAGTGGGAATAGGTCAAAAGTCTCTGCTAGGGTTTTTTCTTTGGACCATCAGCGAGCCCCTGAGTTATCTGATatagtggaaggtacgattcctgtatTCCACCGTTTAGCTAAGCTTCTTATTGACCCTGGGGCAACCCATTCTTTTGTGAATCCTGCCTTTATGTGTGGTATTGATGTGAATCCTGTTAAATTACCTTATGTCTTGGAAGTTAGAACACCTACTAGGGATCAAAGGCTAATTACCGATATGGtttataaaaattgtgagatttgggtaGGAGAACGGAAGTTGGTGGTAGACTTGATAAGTTTAGATCTCAAGGGGTATGGCGTGATATTAGACATGGATTGGTTGGCTCACTATAATACTCAGTTGAATTGCAAGACTAAGGTGGTGGAATTCTCTATACCAAGAGAGGCGACTCTAAGATTAGATGTGCGAGGTAGATTAGtctcgtctgcacttatttccGGAATTTGA